A single genomic interval of Musa acuminata AAA Group cultivar baxijiao chromosome BXJ3-4, Cavendish_Baxijiao_AAA, whole genome shotgun sequence harbors:
- the LOC135636340 gene encoding uncharacterized protein LOC135636340, with protein MARKPVHRPLPPPPAKPALSAMGRRPQMMAKEPAKRRASLAEVAGATTAGFAALCCCCPCGLVHLLIVVVLKLPLGLVRRALRLRRNRWAASTKPKTGLWRPEAGVFRGDDDFSLYHGVLLARSSFNETYPAESPSPELAELEREMLAKFHAAGFWRSLSQR; from the coding sequence ATGGCGCGCAAGCCTGTTCACCGGCCACTTCCCCCTCCGCCGGCGAAGCCCGCTTTATCCGCCATGGGCCGCCGGCCTCAGATGATGGCAAAGGAGCCAGCGAAGCGGCGAGCATCTCTAGCGGAGGTGGCCGGTGCCACGACGGCGGGGTTCGCAGCGCTCTGTTGCTGTTGCCCATGCGGCCTGGTGCACCTTCTCATCGTGGTGGTGCTGAAGCTGCCTTTGGGTCTCGTGCGGCGGGCGCTACGGCTGAGGAGGAATCGCTGGGCGGCGAGCACGAAGCCCAAAACCGGCCTTTGGAGGCCGGAAGCCGGCGTCTTTCGCGGCGACGACGATTTCAGTCTCTACCATGGGGTCCTTCTGGCAAGGTCCAGCTTCAATGAGACGTATCCGGCGGAGTCGCCATCGCCGGAGTTAGCGGAGCTGGAGAGGGAGATGTTGGCGAAGTTCCACGCCGCCGGCTTTTGGCGGAGCCTTTCGCAAAGATAA
- the LOC135635768 gene encoding uncharacterized protein LOC135635768, with protein MATMQTPMLGILLLLCWAVTIQAKHTKYKDPNQPVDVRVRDLMKHMTLAEKIGQMTQIERQIASAQVLKDYFIGSILSGGGSVPARHASAKVWVNMIKKLQKACLSTRLGIPMIYGIDAIHGHNTAYNATIFPHNIGLGATRDPDLVKRIGAATALEVRATGIPYTFAPCVAVCRDPRWGRCYESYSEDHKVVQAMTQIILGLQGDVPANYTKGFPYVAGKKNIAACAKHFVGDGGTQKGINSNNTIINLHGLLGIHMPPYYNSIAKGVSSVMVSYSSLNGIKMHANRHLITGFLKKKLGFKGFVISDYQGIDFITTPPDANYTYSVQTSINAGIDMVMVPFDYHGFISNLTTLVNAKVIPMSRINDAVRRILRVKFVMGLFENPLPDKSLVDQLGKKEHRELAREAVRRSLVLLKNGKSGKKPLLPLPKKADKILVAGSHADNLGFQCGGWTIEWQGGSGRITAGTTILDAIRSTADPATSIVFSENPDADFVKSNNFSYAIVVVGEPPYAETAGDSLNLTIAEPGPSTIRAVCGPVKCAVVIISGRPVVIEPYVPLMDALVAAWLPGSEGQGVADVLFGDFGFGGKLPRTWFKSVDQLPMNVGDRHYDPLFPFGFGLTTKPRPAV; from the exons ATGGCAACTATGCAGACACCAATGCTTGGGATTCTATTACTCTTGTGCTGGGCAGTAACCATACAAGCAAAGCATACAAAATACAAAGATCCCAACCAGCCAGTGGATGTTCGAGTCAGAGATCTAATGAAGCACATGACTCTTGCTGAAAAGATTGGCCAGATGACACAAATTGAGCGACAAATTGCCTCAGCTCAAGTCTTGAAAGACTACTTCATCG GTAGCATTCTTAGTGGTGGGGGAAGTGTTCCTGCTCGTCATGCCTCTGCTAAGGTTtgggtgaatatgataaaaaaactTCAGAAGGCATGTCTGTCGACACGCTTGGGAATTCCTATGATTTATGGGATTGATGCCATTCATGGTCACAATACTGCCTACAATGCAACTATATTTCCTCACAACATTGGTCTTGGAGCCACAAG GGATCCTGATCTTGTAAAGAGGATTGGTGCTGCAACAGCCCTTGAAGTCAGAGCAACAGGCATTCCTTACACTTTTGCGCCCTGTGTTGCA GTTTGTAGAGATCCAAGGTGGGGCAGGTGCTATGAGAGCTATAGCGAGGATCACAAGGTTGTGCAGGCAATGACACAAATTATCCTTGGCTTACAGGGAGATGTCCCTGCGAACTACACAAAGGGCTTTCCTTATGTTGCCGGAAA GAAAAATATAGCAGCTTGCGCCAAGCACTTTGTTGGTGATGGTGGAACACAAAAAGGAATTAACTCGAACAATACTATCATCAATCTCCATGGACTCCTTGGCATCCATATGCCTCCTTACTATAATTCCATTGCCAAGGGTGTGTCCTCGGTCATGGTTTCTTATTCAAGCTTGAATGGAATCAAAATGCATGCCAACCGTCATCTAATCACTGGCTTCCTCAAAAAGAAGCTTGGTTTTAAG GGATTCGTGATTTCAGACTATCAAGGCATTGATTTTATCACCACTCCACCTGATGCAAATTACACATATTCTGTCCAAACATCAATAAATGCTGGAATCGATATG GTGATGGTTCCATTTGACTATCATGGGTTCATCAGTAATCTGACTACTCTTGTTAATGCCAAAGTCATCCCCATGAGCCGAATTAATGATGCTGTAAGAAGGATCTTGCGGGTAAAGTTTGTCATGGGTCTCTTTGAGAACCCACTGCCTGATAAAAGCTTAGTCGATCAACTCGGGAAAAAG GAGCACAGGGAGTTGGCAAGGGAAGCCGTAAGGAGATCACTTGTGCTGTTGAAAAATGGAAAATCTGGTAAGAAGCCGTTGTTGCCCCTGCCCAAGAAAGCAGACAAAATCCTTGTCGCCGGAAGTCATGCTGATAACTTGGGCTTTCAATGTGGTGGGTGGACAATTGAGTGGCAAGGAGGCAGTGGAAGAATCACTGCTG GTACCACAATCCTGGATGCCATTAGATCCACAGCGGACCCAGCAACCAGTATCGTCTTCTCCGAGAACCCCGACGCTGACTTCGTCAAGAGCAACAACTTCTCCTATGCCATCGTCGTTGTCGGAGAACCACCCTACGCTGAAACGGCCGGAGACAGCCTCAACCTCACCATCGCTGAGCCTGGACCAAGCACAATCCGAGCGGTGTGCGGCCCCGTGAAGTGCGCAGTGGTCATCATCTCCGGCAGGCCTGTCGTGATCGAGCCATACGTGCCCTTGATGGACGCGCTTGTGGCCGCATGGCTGCCAGGCTCAGAAGGCCAAGGTGTGGCCGACGTCCTCTTCGGTGACTTCGGTTTCGGCGGAAAGCTTCCCCGCACTTGGTTCAAGTCCGTCGACCAGCTTCCCATGAACGTTGGCGACCGGCACTATGATCCCCTGTTCCCATTTGGATTTGGCTTGACAACGAAACCAAGACCAGCAGTGTAG
- the LOC103981722 gene encoding uncharacterized protein LOC103981722, which translates to MGGAACSQGSERPPQGLPSKGEMRKHLSPIANDLLCRCAETLDTSLDSLVEDFERGFKPVLDNYSRRLVEFCCSKAIETICSNVGDRIKDGSFSQFTYDMMLAWESPSSTNSELSSESIAKEKEDKRKPLEGNAGQMHDDIPLFYSDMMPLLVNEESSVGEDAFVWLASSIPLVADVVNARFTFETLTAPTASRLHFPAYDTFLKKMDKCIKYLEKHETPTGSEDEFILHVEGTTARTQRVVRHIGTTSWPGRLTLTNQSLYFEASGVISYETALKVDLTRADIVQQVKAASTGPWGVPLFDKAITYESTELSEPLVLELPEMTSSTRRDHWLTLIKEVILLHRFISKFDIKAPVQAWELLARTILGILRVHATRELLRISPPAPANLLIFSLYEDLPRGVYVLAELANTMKQTTSLSPCNAASMLKSLNISSPIASTVENIKQFEEETSNHSDTLTSLETTIGQVREEAKEASMAKATVEEVVEEGLSESLLILVLMVGYPLTIASILLFPQTSLISDKP; encoded by the exons ATGGGAGGAGCGGCCTGTTCTCAGGGATCCGAAAGACCTCCACAGGGCCTTCCGAGCAAGGGAGAGATGAGGAAGCACCTGTCTCCTATCGCCAACGATCTGCTCTGTAGATGTGCAGA GACATTGGACACTTCACTTGATTCTCTGGTGGAGGATTTCGAGAGAGGCTTCAAGCCAGTGTTAGATAACTACTCAAGGAGGTTAGTAGAGTTCTGCTGCTCAAAGGCAATTGAAACTATTTGTTCTAACGTAGGGGATAGGATAAAGGATGGATCTTTTAGCCAATTCACTTACGACATGATGCTAGCATGGGAGAGCCCCAGCTCAACCAATTCAGAGCTTTCTTCG GAGAGCATTGCAAAGGAAAAGGAGGACAAAAGGAAACCTCTTGAAGGAAACGCAGGGCAGATGCATGATGATATTCCCCTATTTTATTCGGATATGATGCCTCTTCTT GTTAATGAAGAATCAAGTGTTGGGGAAGATGCGTTTGTATGGTTGGCATCCTCAATTCCCTTGGTTGCTGATGTTGTCAATGCACGGTTCACTTTTGAAACTCTTACAGCACCTACTGCTAGTCGGCTCCATTTTCCTGCTTATGATACATTTCTCAAGAAAATGGACAA GTGCATCAAATACTTGGAAAAACATGAGACACCAACTGGCTCTGAGGATGAGTTCATTTTGCATGTTGAGGGTACTACTGCTAGAACACAAAGAGTGGTGCGACATATTGGGACAACAAGTTGGCCAG GTAGACTCACCCTTACAAATCAGTCCCTCTACTTCGAGGCATCTGGAGTAATATCATATGAGACTGCCTTAAAAGTTGATCTTACAAGAGCTGATATAGTTCAGCAAGTCAAAGCAGCATCAACTGGGCCATGGGGTGTTCCCTTGTTTGACAAAGCTATAACATATGAGTCTACAGAGTT GTCAGAGCCCCTGGTGCTAGAGTTACCCGAGATGACTAGTTCTACAAGACGTGATCACTGGCTTACTCTAATAAAGGAGGTCATCTTGCTTCACCGCTTTATATCAAAATTCGATATAAAAGCCCCTGTGCAGGCTTGGGAGCTTCTTGCAAGAACTATTTTGGGGATCTTAAGGGTTCATGCAACCAGAGAATTGCTAAGAATATCACCACCAGCTCCTGCtaatttgttgattttctcattgtATGAGGACCTTCCTAGGGGGGTCTATGTATTGGCAGAGTTAGCGAATACCATGAAGCAGACaactagtttaagcccatgcaatgCAGCTTCCATGCTAAAGAGTTTGAACATTTCCTCTCCTATTGCCTCTACTGTTGAGAACATAAAACAATTTGAAGAAGAAACAAGTAATCATTCAGACACTTTAACATCACTGGAGACAACTATTGGTCAAGTAAGGGAAGAAGCCAAGGAGGCTAGTATGGCAAAAGCTACCGTGgaagaggtggtggaggaaggatTAAGTGAGAGTCTTCTCATTCTAGTT TTGATGGTTGGGTATCCCCTCACCATTGCTTCGATCTTACTGTTCCCGCAGACGTCTCTGATATCTGATAAGCCGTAG
- the LOC135634641 gene encoding phosphoserine aminotransferase 1, chloroplastic-like has protein sequence MAALSSPQSFLLQHPLHPSPKTPSFLPHKQPLRPKPSTVSCTAVRLPPVSISVANDRIFNFAAGPATLPESVILKAQAELYNYRGSGMSIMEMSHRGKEFDAVIKKAESDLRRLLAIPDDDYAVLFLQGGATTQFAAVPLNLCAPGDAVDYVVTGSWGDKAFKEAQKFCKANLIWSGKSDKYTKIPSFEGLEQNPNAKYLHICANETIHGVEFKNYPTPSNKDAVLVADMSSNFCSKPVDVSKFGVIYAGAQKNVGPSGVTIVIVRKDLIGNAQPITPVMLDYKIHADSASLYNTPPCFAIYICGLVFEDLLEQGGLVEVEKNNTKKAGILYDAIDGSDGFYVCPVEKSVRSLMNVPFTLQKSDLEKKFIEEAAKEGMVQLKGHRSVGGVRASIYNAMPLAGVGKLVAFMKDFQARHP, from the coding sequence ATGGCTGCTCTCTCCTCCCCTCAGTCTTTCCTCCTCCAACACCCCCTCCATCCCTCCCCGAAAACCCCGTCCTTCCTCCCCCACAAGCAGCCCCTCCGCCCAAAGCCCTCCACCGTCTCCTGCACCGCCGTCCGGCTTCCCCCCGTCTCGATCTCCGTCGCAAACGACCGGATCTTCAACTTCGCCGCCGGGCCGGCCACCCTGCCGGAGTCCGTTATCCTCAAGGCGCAGGCTGAGCTTTACAACTACCGTGGCTCGGGCATGAGTATCATGGAGATGAGTCACCGCGGCAAGGAGTTCGATGCCGTCATCAAGAAGGCCGAGTCTGACCTCCGCCGTTTGCTTGCCATCCCCGACGACGACTACGCTGTTCTCTTCCTCCAGGGCGGCGCCACCACCCAGTTCGCCGCTGTTCCACTCAACCTCTGTGCACCGGGGGACGCCGTGGACTACGTCGTCACCGGGTCTTGGGGCGACAAGGCCTTCAAGGAAGCCCAGAAGTTCTGCAAGGCTAATCTCATTTGGTCGGGCAAATCTGATAAGTATACCAAGATCCCATCTTTCGAAGGGCTTGAGCAGAATCCCAACGCAAAGTATTTGCACATCTGCGCCAACGAGACGATCCATGGGGTGGAGTTCAAGAATTACCCCACCCCGAGCAACAAAGATGCGGTCTTGGTCGCTGATATGTCTTCTAACTTCTGCTCGAAACCTGTCGATGTGTCAAAATTCGGTGTCATCTATGCTGGGGCGCAGAAGAATGTTGGTCCCTCTGGCGTCACGATCGTGATCGTTCGGAAAGATCTTATCGGCAACGCCCAGCCGATTACGCCCGTGATGCTGGACTATAAGATCCATGCAGACAGCGCTTCCCTCTACAACACTCCACCGTGCTTTGCGATCTATATATGTGGTCTGGTATTCGAGGATCTGCTGGAGCAGGGTGGGTTGGTGGAGGTGGAGAAGAATAACACCAAGAAGGCTGGAATTCTCTATGATGCTATTGATGGGAGTGACGGGTTCTACGTGTGCCCTGTCGAGAAATCAGTTCGGTCGTTGATGAACGTGCCTTTCACGCTGCAGAAGTCTGATCTCGAGAAGAAATTTATCGAGGAGGCTGCGAAGGAAGGAATGGTTCAGCTTAAGGGACATCGGTCGGTGGGTGGCGTTCGGGCTTCCATTTACAATGCGATGCCATTGGCAGGAGTGGGGAAGCTTGTTGCTTTCATGAAGGATTTCCAAGCCAGACACCCTTGA
- the LOC103981463 gene encoding BTB/POZ and MATH domain-containing protein 4 — protein sequence MTPEKEMTASPTSSRSVTETVNGSHKFVIQGYSLAKGMGVGKHIASDTFTIGGYQWAIYFYPDGKNVEDNSTYVSVFIALASDGTDVRALFELTLVDQSGKGKHKIHSHFDRSLESGPYTLKYRGSMWGYKRFFRRSALETSDYLKDDCLKINCTVGVVVSVMDSPGLHSVHVPESDIGMHFGSLLDKQEGSDVVFDVSGEKIHAHKLVLAARSPIFHSLFFDGLDDERNEITVTDMVPKVFKAMLHFIYRDTLVEDDILVTSYLPESSVSDTLVAKLLAAADKYCLERLRLLCEAHLCREISVNSVASTLALADQYHAMELKASCLKFAAENLAAVMRSSGFEQLKDNSPALQSELLTTIAGCEEEYKKSRSDWGQLSDGEDSSGRRIRPRTDTDTNY from the exons ATGACGCCGGAGAAGGAGATGACGGCTTCGCCGACGAGCTCTCGGTCGGTGACGGAGACCGTGAACGGATCCCACAAGTTCGTGATCCAGGGGTACTCGCTCGCCAAGGGCATGGGGGTCGGCAAGCACATCGCCAGCGACACCTTCACCATCGGAGGGTACCAGTGGGCGATCTACTTCTACCCCGACGGGAAGAACGTCGAGGACAACTCCACCTACGTGTCCGTGTTCATCGCTCTCGCCAGCGACGGGACCGACGTGAGGGCGCTCTTCGAGCTGACGCTCGTGGATCAGAGCGGCAAGGGGAAACACAAGATCCACAGCCACTTCGACCGGTCGCTCGAGAGCGGGCCGTACACCCTCAAGTACCGCGGGAGCATGTG GGGTTATAAACGCTTCTTTAGACGATCTGCACTTGAAACATCAGATTACCTCAAGGATGACTGCTTGAAGATCAATTGTACCGTCGGAGTTGTTGTGTCTGTGATGGATTCACCTGGACTGCACTCTGTACATGTTCCAGAATCTGATATcggaatgcattttggttcacttCTGGATAAACAAGAAGGTTCAGATGTTGTTTTTGATGTTTCTGGAGAAAAAATTCATGCTCATAAGCTGGTGCTGGCTGCTCGATCCCCAATATTTCATTCTTTGTTTTTTGATGGATTAGATGATGAAAGGAATGAGATTACTGTTACAGATATGGTACCGAAGGTTTTCAAG GCAATGCTACATTTTATCTACAGAGACACTCTTGTAGAAGATGACATACTTGTTACTTCCTACCTTCCTGAATCTTCTGTGTCGGACACACTGGTAGCAAAATTGTTAGCTGCAGCTGACAAGTATTGCTTGGAAAGGCTTCGACTTCTGTGTGAGGCTCATCTGTGCAGGGAAATATCTGTGAATTCGGTTGCCAGCACACTTGCGTTGGCTGATCAATATCATGCCATGGAACTTAAAGCTTCTTGTCTTAAATTTGCTGCAGAAAATCTTGCAG CTGTGATGCGCTCAAGTGGATTTGAGCAGCTCAAGGACAATTCTCCAGCCCTGCAGTCAGAACTTCTAACAACAATTGCTGGTTGTGAGGAGGAATACAAGAAAAGCCGGAGCGACTGGGGTCAGCTTTCGGATGGCGAAGATTCTAGCGGCCGTAGGATAAGGCCTCGGACTGATACGGACACAAATTACTGA
- the LOC135634642 gene encoding protein NDH-DEPENDENT CYCLIC ELECTRON FLOW 5-like: MASAAVILPGSSPLLHARPPKRLGTLYQHLPFASLRRRHKRKISVTAALASSISVPINLDYLETEFSGHGVIFEAIGDSCVVKMGLVNGSVASLMLPCGLITSYKPYMWHGATFEVLHTTVSEGADGAAVVRGGVSMDFEIGGDGSIPWSPSSWSLESVRGSPEKSIQVELVSVSPVDMAEVRCLVTLHQDLLGSELLISNTKSSPLQLTGSFVSHLKVSTPDAAYAVGLQGSNYQSRQPLSSRFSMDPPDLGRRSPSTSKKPWTQNVLRRLLPRWGDTGEEEEQLNEGGDAEESEGEEEDDYARMTEKMSRIYTSAPRQFTIIDRGRRNSVVIRRSGFEELYMSSPGSEHEWYGKYAYICIGPAAQLTPLVLGPGDTWRGAQYLHNPNL; this comes from the exons ATGGCAAGCGCCGCAGTCATCCTTCCCGGCTCGTCTCCTCTCCTCCATGCGCGTCCACCGAAGCGTCTCGGGACCTTGTATCAGCATCTCCCCTTCGCTTCTCTTCGGCGCAGACACAAGAGAAAGATCTCCGTGACAGCCGCCTTGGCTTCGAGCATCTCCGTACCGATCAATTTGGACTACTTGGAGACGGAGTTCAGCGGGCATGGGGTGATCTTCGAAGCCATCGGCGACAGTTGCGTCGTCAAGATGGGGCTGGTGAACGGCAGCGTGGCCAGCTTGATGCTGCCCTGTGGTCTGATCACTTCGTACAAGCCCTACATGTGGCACGGTGCCACGTTCGAGGTGCTGCATACGACGGTCTCCGAGGGAGCCGATGGAGCTGCAGTCGTGCGAGGAGGGGTGTCCATGGATTTCGAGATCGGAGGCGACGGCTCGATTCCATGGTCCCCGAGTTCTTGGTCTCTTGAGAGCGTTCGAGGAAGTCCTGAGAAGTCCATTCAG GTGGAGCTGGTATCGGTTTCTCCGGTGGACATGGCTGAAGTCAGATGCCTGGTCACTCTCCATCAGGACCTTCTTGGTTCAGAGCTGCTCATCTCTAACACCAAGTCCTCACCTCTCCAGTTGACGGGCTCCTTCGTCAGCCATTTGAAAGTGAGTACGCCAGACGCGGCATACGCGGTCGGGTTACAAGGCTCCAACTACCAAAGCAGGCAGCCATTATCGTCGCGGTTCAGCATGGATCCTCCAGACTTGGGCAGGAGGAGTCCCTCGACCTCCAAGAAGCCATGGACCCAGAATGTGCTTCGACGGCTGCTGCCCCGATGGGGAGACACAGGCGAGGAGGAGGAACAGCTAAACGAAGGTGGCGACGCAGAAGAatcagagggagaagaagaagatgactacGCTCGCATGACAGAGAAAATGAGCAGGATTTATACCAGTGCGCCGAGGCAGTTCACGATCATCGATAGG GGAAGACGGAACTCGGTCGTGATACGGAGGAGCGGATTTGAAGAGTTGTACATGTCGAGTCCAGGATCAGAACATGAATGGTACGGAAAATATGCATACATCTGCATAGGTCCAGCTGCCCAGCTGACACCTCTGGTGTTGGGTCCCGGAGACACATGGCGAGGGGCACAGTACTTGCACAATCCAAACCTCTAA
- the LOC135634643 gene encoding late embryogenesis abundant protein D-34-like has protein sequence MSQEQPRRTDQGWGAGCDQPIKYGDVFPVAGDLAEQTIAPRDAAMMHAAENRALGLTPKGGPASVMESAATRNEQRGLVGHDQFSPIPANQGVSITQTEIPGLPGQRLVTEFVAGQAVGQYVVDAESGDGGAPGGRRGVERGQSLGGVSSWTDKMTIGEALEAAGRAAGDEPIEMSDAAAVEAAESAATGLNTVLRGGIAAAAQSAATLNARITRDEDKTKLGDVLQDAAMRLPDDREATRVDAERVVRAEMRNSPDVCVRPGGVADSMVSAARFNQEP, from the exons ATGAGCCAGGAACAACCGAGGAGGACCGACCAAGGTTGGGGAGCAGGGTGTGACCAGCCCATAAAGTATGGCGACGTGTTTCCCGTGGCCGGGGACCTGGCCGAGCAGACCATCGCCCCCAGGGACGCGGCCATGATGCATGCGGCCGAGAACAGGGCCTTGGGACTCACCCCTAAGGGCGGCCCCGCTTCCGTCATGGAGTCCGCTGCCACGCGCAACGAGCAGCGCGGTCTCGTAGGCCACGACCAGTTCAGCCCCATCCCGGCCAACCAGGGCGTGTCCATCACCCAGACTGAGATCCCTGGCCTTCCCGGCCAGCGTCTCGTTACCGAGTTTGTCGCCGGCCAG GCTGTTGGCCAGTACGTGGTTGACGCCGAAAGTGGAGATGGTGGTGCCCCAGGCGGCAGGCGAGGCGTGGAACGGGGCCAGAGTCTCGGTGGAGTGTCTTCATGGACAGACAAGATGACGATCGGGGAGGCGCTAGAGGCGGCCGGAAGAGCAGCGGGGGACGAACCGATCGAGATGAGCGACGCGGCTGCGGTTGAGGCGGCAGAGTCAGCGGCAACAGGGCTCAACACTGTCTTGCGAGGCGGCATCGCGGCTGCCGCGCAGAGTGCTGCCACCCTCAACGCACGAATTACCCGTGACGAGGACAAGACCAAGCTGGGCGACGTCCTTCAG GACGCGGCCATGAGGCTACCGGATGACAGAGAAGCGACGAGGGTGGACGCGGAGCGGGTGGTGAGGGCGGAGATGCGGAACAGTCCTGACGTCTGCGTTCGCCCCGGTGGTGTGGCAGATTCCATGGTATCGGCTGCGCGATTCAACCAAGAACCTTGA
- the LOC135636341 gene encoding disease resistance protein BAK6-like — MLSLRQMCTTVFSLLFLLANLFSGLAARATGATTDRASLLSVNDRLDPFNFLSSWGGADDYCQWRGVSCDGPGRVTVLDLSELGLSGSISPAIGNLTYLQFLDLSHNHLQGQLPPELGNLLYLESLRLGSNRLTGEIPAEMGALHKLVILSLHDNNLAGRIPPSLGNLSSLTHLDLGKNRLTGTLPSSLASLPALQHLSVTRNNLTGAIPTSIFHLSTLTHLYLGHNQFSGSFPSDMGDTLVHLQVLQANNNNFEGHLPASLPHAGMLREIVLAHNRFSGPVPGDIGNLVHLQSLSVRDNSLEAKTKEDWEFFASLANCKHLHTLDLSHNKLEGELPIPITDLSPQLAFIGLGGNNITNEPTSADLASLRPTLQVDKTAATAVIMLSQDSAPVKDADLGPMR, encoded by the exons ATGTTGTCCTTGCGCCAAATGTGCACTACTGTCTTTtcgctcctcttcctcctcgcaaACCTTTTCTCGGGGCTAGCTGCTCGCGCCACCGGTGCAACGACCGACCGCGCCTCTCTCCTCTCCGTGAACGATCGTTTGGATCCTTTCAATTTCTTGTCCTCCTGGGGCGGCGCCGACGACTACTGCCAGTGGCGCGGGGTATCGTGCGATGGTCCCGGGAGGGTGACCGTCCTTGACCTATCCGAGCTTGGCCTCTCAGGCTCCATATCTCCTGCCATCGGCAACCTGACCTACCTCCAGTTCCTCGACCTCTCCCACAACCACCTGCAAGGCCAACTTCCGCCGGAGCTCGGTAATCTGCTCTACCTCGAGTCGCTCCGTCTAGGTTCGAACAGGCTGACTGGGGAAATCCCGGCGGAGATGGGTGCACTCCACAAGCTCGTGATCCTTAGTCTCCATGACAACAATCTCGCCGGGAGAATCCCTCCTTCCCTGGGCAATCTCTCGTCGCTCACGCACTTGGATCTTGGTAAAAATCGACTGACGGGCACCCTGCCCTCCAGCCTAGCAAGTCTCCCTGCCCTACAGCACTTGTCCGTGACACGCAACAACCTTACAGGTGCAATCCCGACCTCCATCTTCCACCTCTCGACCCTCACCCACTTGTACCTGGGGCATAACCAATTCTCGGGTTCATTCCCTTCCGATATGGGCGACACGCTTGTCCATCTCCAAGTCCTTCAAGCAAACAACAACAATTTTGAGGGTCATCTTCCGGCCTCGCTTCCGCATGCTGGCATGCTTAGAGAGATTGTTTTGGCACACAACAGATTTAGTGGACCTGTGCCTGGGGATATAGGCAACCTAGTGCATCTGCAATCCCTGAGCGTACGAGATAACAGCTTGGAAGCCAAGACAAAGGAGGACTGGGAGTTCTTCGCTTCCTTAGCCAACTGCAAACATCTTCACACCTTGGACCTGTCACACAACAAGCTGGAGGGGGAACTGCCGATCCCCATAACCGATCTATCGCCACAACTGGCATTTATTGGTTTGGGAGGAAACAATATAACGAATGAACCTACTTCCGCAGATCTAGCGAGCCTCCGCCCTACTCTTCAGGTGGATAAGACGGCCGCCACAG CTGTTATCATGCTCTCGCAAGATAGTGCTCCTGTCAaagatgccgatcttggaccgatgcgaTGA